In the genome of Oculatellaceae cyanobacterium, the window ATAAGAGTAACAACTAATACGCAACAAAACTTAAGGATTTCAATTCTTCATCACCTAGTTAAATTTAAATTCCTACTGGGTGCTGACTCCTTAGTTATGATTTATTATTTATTAATCTGTTTAAAATTGGCTGTATTTAACCCTGCTCTTTAATGGTAGCGTAACTTGAAATTTTGTACCAACTCCCACGTTACTCTCCACAGCAATTTGCCCTCCGTGTACTTCTACACATTTCTTAACAATTGCTAGTCCCAAGCCATGACCAGAAATTTTACCGACATTACTAGCGCGATTAAAAGCTTGAAACAAAAGCTCTTGTTCTGAAGCAGGAATACCAATTCCTTGATCTTGAATATAAAAAAATACTGAGTGATCCTGAGTAACTAATTCTAAGCTGACTGTGCTACCTTCTGCTGAATATTTAATCGCATTTGCCAGTAAATTACATAAAATATGCCTGAGCAAATTTTCATCCCATTCTGCCTCGCCTAATTCCCCTTGGGTGGTAAACACAAGTTGATGCTTTTTACCTATACTCAGTTGTATTTGTTCAATTAATTGATGGCAGAAATCTTCTAAATCTAACGGATTCGGTTGATACTGAAGTTTACCTGCATCAGCTTTACCAATAATTAAAACCTCATCTAATAGTCTAGCCATATCATCAATTGCTGAGTGAATCAATTGAAAATAAGAAATTTTCTTTTCCTTAGTCAATTGGTCAGCGTTATCTTCAAGCAATCCAGCAGAAAGCAGGATAGTATTCATCGGATTGCGAAAATCATGAGAAATCATGGAGACTAATTCAGATTTAAGCTGGTTGACTTCCTTGGCTTCAAGCAACTCAGCATTTCTTTGCTGAACCCGGATATTTAACTGGTCATTTACTGCTTGTAATGCTCCCAATGCCTGTTTACGCTCAATGGCATAACGCACAGAGCGAACCAAGACATTAATATTGACATGACGCTTGATGAGATAATCTTGCGCCCCCTGGCGAACTGCCTCAAGTGCTAGTTCATCATCGTTAGTATTTGTAAGTACAACGATTGGTACATGAGGAGCCTTGCTGAGTAGGGGGGCAAGTGAGGCTAATCCTTGGCTATCTGGTAGTGTCAGATCTAATAAGATGACATCAAATTCATTTTGATTAAGTTGTTCGAGGGCTTCCCGCAATCGTTTGACATGAACTAAACTAAATTGATTGAACTGGCTTAATGCCAAAATTTCATGCAAAAGTCTCGCTTCTGCTAAGTTGTCCTCAATCAGCAATATTCTTATTGAGACTGAGTTTGCAGCCATCATTTTGTGCTTTTGTTCACCCATTACTTTGCTCTCCTGCTTTCTCTGCGCTTAGGTCAACGGTAAAGTAACAGTAGAGAGCCAAAACTGTTCAATCAATTTGACAATTTCAAGTAGCTGGCTGAGGTTACGAGATTTGGTGATGTAGCAATTTACGTGTAAGTCGTAACTTTGAAAAATATCATCTTCGTTACTAGAAGTTGTCAGCACAACTACAGGAATACGTTTTAGCAAAGGGTCAGCTTTGATTTCTGCTAGTACCTCTCGACCGTCTTTTTTAGGTAAGTTTAAATCCAACAGAATCAAGTCTGGACGCACGGCATCAGTATACTCTCCTTCTTGGCGTAAATAATACATTGCGTCCAAACCGTTTCTAACACTTACTACTTTGTGAGGTAGCGAACTACTTTTCAACGCTTCTTCAATTAAGCGGATATCGCCTCGATTGTCCTCAACTAGGAAGATTGTTTTGTGCTTTTCGTCCGCTTCTACGTTCACGATCGCGTCCTCCGACTGGAATTGTCAAGTAGAATGTTGCGCCGCCTCCAAGTTCTGATTCAACCCAGATGCGACCTCTGTGGCACTCTACTATCTTTTTACAAATAGCTAAACCCATGCCTGTACCTGGGTATTCATCCCGTGTGTGCAAGCGTTGAAAGATCACAAAAATGCGATCGCTAAACTGCGGATCTATACCAATACCATTATCACGTACCGAGAATAACCACGCATCCTCTAACCGCGAAGCACCCACATGAATTACTGGCGCATCGTCACTGCGGAACTTAATCGCATTACCAATTAAATTCTGGAATAACTGCATTAATTGAGTACTATCTGCCATCACTGTTGGCAACTCATCATGGGTAATTACAGCTTTGCTTTCAGAAATGCGTCTTCCTAAATTTGTCAAAGCACGATTTAAAGGTTTCTCTACCTCAGTAATTTCAAATTCAACGCCTTGTTTATCTACACGCGAGTAAGCTAACACATCATCAATCAATGTCTGCATATGTCTTACTCCCTCAACAGCGAAACCAATGAACTCTTTAGCATCTTCATCAAGCTGCTGTTGATAACGCATCTCGATCAGTTGCACATAGTTTGCTACTTGATTGAGCGGTTCTTGTAAATCATGGGAAGCGACATAAGCAAATTTTTTCAGTTCGGCATTTGAGCGCTCCAAATCTTGAGCTAATAAAGCTAGTTCATCAGCTTGGCGCAGCACAATATTAATTAGTGCTTTCCTCAATTCCAGTGCTGCTTTAATCTCAACTTGTTTCCAAGGTAAAGACGTTAAGCGAACTGTTTCTTTCCACAATTCAAATGATTTGCGAGGCGATAAACGCACATTGCCATCTAATTGAGTTAATTCAAACGCTTTAGTAGGATCTCCCCCCCAATTCACGGTTTGAATCACTTCTGGTCGAAACCATAAAACATAGTTACGTTTAGAAATGGGAATAGCTAGTAAACCACTAGCAAAGTTTTTAAACCTTTCCGCGTCTGGATAAAGATGTGGCAGAGAATCAGTATAAAATACCTCATCATCAATATTATTTCTTAGCCATTGCACTAAAAAATTAAGATCGTCTTCTTTGGGAGTTTCACCAATTAGGGTGTAATTCCCCCCAAAACATATAGCTGCTCCTTGAGCATTGGCGAGGTCTAGTAAATTTGGTTGATGTTTAACTAACCCATCAATAAAGTTTTCTTCTTGGGACATAGATTCAATCAAGGCTGATTGGATATATGTCAACTTGATCCGATAGTCGTAATCTTCAGTTTCTTCTCTAGCTGAAATTTCAGAAAATATTACTCTTCCCAAGAATTCACAAGCTTTACGCAATTCATAAGCAACATACTTGGGTGACTGATGATGGCAAGCAATTAATCCCCAAAGTTTTTGATCTTTAATTAAAGAAATAGTTAAAGAAGCGCCAACTTTCATATTGTGCAAGTATTCAATATGACAAGGTGATGCACTTCTGAGGAGCGATAAAGTTAAATCAAGTGGACGTTGACTTGTTGGGTGCTGGGCAGGAATAATTTGAGCAGGTTGGGAAGAAGTATCTGGGATACATCTAATCCAATTAGAAGCAAATAATTTTCTAGCTGGTTGTGGAATATCTGATTCTGGGTAGTGTAAACCCAGATAAGGTTCCATACTTTCTAATTTTTCTTCAGCAATTACAGAGCCATGTCCATCATCATCAAATTTGTATAACATCACTCTGTCAAATCCTGTCACTTTTCGCACTTCTTGGACAATAATTTGACAGAACTCGCGCAAATTTGATGTTGCTTGTAATTGATTAATTGAGGTTCTAGCTAGATGATAAAAGCTTAAAAATGGAATGTTTTCGTTAGAAAGAGCAGGTTCTAGTTCTAAAATTAAAACACCGTCGGCATTACGGTGAAATACACCATCAAATACTAAGTAATCATCGCCAGCCTTTCTCACCCAAAGTTTTGTAGGATTAATAAAATCTAAGCTATCTGCTGATATTCCAGCTTTAAGTTTTTCTACTTGGAAGGCATCTAAAACTTCGTCTAGGTTTTTTCCGATGATATTTTCAGCAGCAAGACCGAA includes:
- a CDS encoding hybrid sensor histidine kinase/response regulator is translated as MGEQKHKMMAANSVSIRILLIEDNLAEARLLHEILALSQFNQFSLVHVKRLREALEQLNQNEFDVILLDLTLPDSQGLASLAPLLSKAPHVPIVVLTNTNDDELALEAVRQGAQDYLIKRHVNINVLVRSVRYAIERKQALGALQAVNDQLNIRVQQRNAELLEAKEVNQLKSELVSMISHDFRNPMNTILLSAGLLEDNADQLTKEKKISYFQLIHSAIDDMARLLDEVLIIGKADAGKLQYQPNPLDLEDFCHQLIEQIQLSIGKKHQLVFTTQGELGEAEWDENLLRHILCNLLANAIKYSAEGSTVSLELVTQDHSVFFYIQDQGIGIPASEQELLFQAFNRASNVGKISGHGLGLAIVKKCVEVHGGQIAVESNVGVGTKFQVTLPLKSRVKYSQF
- a CDS encoding response regulator, producing the protein MNVEADEKHKTIFLVEDNRGDIRLIEEALKSSSLPHKVVSVRNGLDAMYYLRQEGEYTDAVRPDLILLDLNLPKKDGREVLAEIKADPLLKRIPVVVLTTSSNEDDIFQSYDLHVNCYITKSRNLSQLLEIVKLIEQFWLSTVTLPLT
- a CDS encoding ATP-binding protein; this encodes MATNFQVSGIELTSLKQAPIHVSGQIQPHGVLFVLQEPELQILQFSSNVPKIFGLAAENIIGKNLDEVLDAFQVEKLKAGISADSLDFINPTKLWVRKAGDDYLVFDGVFHRNADGVLILELEPALSNENIPFLSFYHLARTSINQLQATSNLREFCQIIVQEVRKVTGFDRVMLYKFDDDGHGSVIAEEKLESMEPYLGLHYPESDIPQPARKLFASNWIRCIPDTSSQPAQIIPAQHPTSQRPLDLTLSLLRSASPCHIEYLHNMKVGASLTISLIKDQKLWGLIACHHQSPKYVAYELRKACEFLGRVIFSEISAREETEDYDYRIKLTYIQSALIESMSQEENFIDGLVKHQPNLLDLANAQGAAICFGGNYTLIGETPKEDDLNFLVQWLRNNIDDEVFYTDSLPHLYPDAERFKNFASGLLAIPISKRNYVLWFRPEVIQTVNWGGDPTKAFELTQLDGNVRLSPRKSFELWKETVRLTSLPWKQVEIKAALELRKALINIVLRQADELALLAQDLERSNAELKKFAYVASHDLQEPLNQVANYVQLIEMRYQQQLDEDAKEFIGFAVEGVRHMQTLIDDVLAYSRVDKQGVEFEITEVEKPLNRALTNLGRRISESKAVITHDELPTVMADSTQLMQLFQNLIGNAIKFRSDDAPVIHVGASRLEDAWLFSVRDNGIGIDPQFSDRIFVIFQRLHTRDEYPGTGMGLAICKKIVECHRGRIWVESELGGGATFYLTIPVGGRDRERRSGRKAQNNLPS